From Centroberyx gerrardi isolate f3 chromosome 10, fCenGer3.hap1.cur.20231027, whole genome shotgun sequence:
AGTTATAAGTCTTGGGCTGCTCTAATTAAAATAGCATCGTCTGGCCACACACTGTTTTTTACaagcaaaatataaacaaaatatttagtAGGCCTAATGTATTTATAACCttatattttatatcaaaacTGCCTCCTTTAGAATGTGATATGGGCCGAACAGTTCCGTATTAACTTAGAATTACTGCTCTGCCAACTTTTGTGcttcattcattattttggtGTAGGTAATAAGAAAACTTGGTTGTACAATCTATAGCTTTTTGTCACAGCAGTTTTGTTGGTTTTCTCTTACAGGATCCTACCCAGGAAAGATGAATAAGACACGAAGAAAAACTCGGTGAGTTGCATTCACCTGCATCTTCATTGATGATGTTGTCCTCAGTTCACCCTTTTATTTTGCTTCCCTTTCTAAAGCATTCTGAAAACACTCCATGTAGCTACAACCCCGCCTACTACTCCTATACCGCAGCATGATAGAGCCCATCCTGCTATGGCCTAGTCTGTTCTACTCACTCCTCTCTGTCGCCAATAAGAACATCCTCCTCAAAACACCTCACACAGCCTCAAACAGTTAGACGCAAAGCCACCACAATAATCTCAGATCCAGTCCATCCACTTCACCATCACTTTGTCCTGCTCCCGGCTGGCCGCATGTACAGGACAGCCACATGCAAGAGGGCTCACTGTATGCCTGATGTTTTGTATGTTATGCTGTAAATGTATGTTTCTTGTATTGGTGTTTTCAGTGTATCTATGTTTCACCTGTACtggctgtggaaacaaatttcCTCTTTGAGGACAATAAACATCTATTCTTCTAAGCAATAGGCTATTTTGACAACAGCTGAGCGATGAAGCAAAGTCTTGGTAACTTCCTCACACTTCCTCACACTGATGTCTTCATAAACATGTCAAGCTGAGTACATTGCAAATTCTGGCAGTTACCAGTAAACATATCACACAACATGACTTTGGACCTTCTCTGAATTATTAGGCTCCACTGGTAAACTCTGTATAGCTTTGATCCACAGAAGTAGCAATGTATTATGTGAAGACAAGAACATAGACATACACATAGAAATATGTTAATTAATACATTCATTGGCTTAATTGATTTGCTTAGCATAACTGTTTATATttaataactcaagaacaatacctgatggaaacttcatacttacaacACAGGTTCACCCTAGCGAAGATGATCTGATTAAATTTGTgacaccttgctgcataaatttgcatattaatgaggaactTGAAACTACTATGACTCcataatgctttaagatacagagtatCATagtaataccacccatgtgttatgtgaagacataAGAAGAATAATGACATacaaatatttgctaattaatgcatacattttctTAATTAATGACTTCATTAACATAACTGGTTATTTTTAATACATTATGGTGATTATGatgggacattaggcagctcaagtgccttgTTTTTTGATTTTAAAAAGTTTGAATAGGGTTTCCTAGCGGCTCAGTGGGCAAAGTCGCATCCCATATACTTGTGAAGATCATGGGTTTGAATCTATCTCATGACCTTTGTCAATtgtcatccctttctctctcccatattTCCTGTCACTGTTCACTGTATGTTATGTGTCCACCCAATTCCTCCTTTCCAAACCAGGCAGCACCAGGTACCATCAAAGTGGTACCACATTCAGTCTGAATTAGGGTTAGATCGATATATCATTGTGCTGATATATCAGACggatattggcctttttttaaattatcggatattggccagtcatgttgttcactgctgatatgatgtgAAAATTCCTTACAGCTatgtaaaaacagtctgtaaatcctgcaatgacattttattttcttggcacattttgtttttgaatttaATTGTTCAACTATGTTTTTTGAAAACGAATTTCAACTTATttcctgtgggaaacactgaacacctTTTTTTGTTTGCATGAAACTGGACTGTAACGTTACTGCCTGTACCACTGCTTGTGCTAGTGGCTAATTGGCATTGGAAAAATGTATGAAGTGTATTGAAGAAGGGAGTCATGAGGCAGaggtctgatgatgatgatcaatTAGACCAAATTTCCTATCACAAGTAGTCACGTTTTTATATCACCACATTGATAATTAAAATTTATCATATGTGCAATTGGCCTCTCTCCATGGCCAATGATGAAAGTAATCAAGTCTAACATTGGGAGGTATTTTTACTTATATTAATCATTTCATCTACTACTCTCACACAGCTTTTAATGagagtaggcctacatattttGAGGGTTAGATTAAGCCATGAAATAATCACACATATACATTACACATATTTCCATTATTTGTTCAATGACATAAACACATAATAAATGTTCGTAGGAGGTACAGAAAAGTGTTTCACTGCTCTCAGATGGTTAGCAGAGGTGATCACAACAATTGACCACAAGATGGTGCTAAGGAGGCAGGTGTCAAATGCTTCataacatgcatgcatgcatggttTTTTGACCCGGTTGCTTCCAGTGTGTCTGCTTTGTTCTGCCCATCCCTAACTACAACTAACAAACTCAGACATTAACTTAAATCATTCAAACATTTCCACTGCCTCACAGCAATCTGTTAACCTACTAAGTCAGAATGACTTATATACCTTCCTTGGCTCTACTTTAATTGGACTAAACCATTAACACAGGTAAACACGGTAGGCTATGTGATGGGAGGTATTGTAAGCATTCCTAATATGATTGGAGAATATTTTGAACACTACTATTATATCTGTTGACTATTCTAAAGTAAAGCACTTAACACATAGTCACCCTTCAATGTGGGCAATTTAGCTGCCACATCACTATAGACTTAACAattctacctccctccctcattaACCTAGTAGGACCCAAGCCGCTCCTAAAATACTATAAAATACAGTAATACACTATTAGGACCTGCTAATATTAGGAAAGTAGGGTCAGGTGAAAAGGTAGGGGAGAAACCTTTTGACTTGggcaaatttaaagattttaaacattggcacaaaatatcggctataaCTACtttagtgtaaaaatacagtatcagtgtcagccttcaaaaacctatacTTGTCGGTCGAACCCTATCCTGAACCCCTGATCAGTTCTACCTCCCTGATTGCTTCAGTATGACATGCTCTgtattgttttgaattttgactCAAGTTTCTAATACACTGTAATCCTGCTGCTCTGTCTAGGTCTTCTTTCGGGGCAACAGCACCACCATTCATTGACTACCTGAAAGATGTTCTACGCCGATATCCGGATGGTGGACAAATTTTGAAGGTGGGTACAATACACGTTTACAACACTGGTTGCATATTAAAGTTCTTTTTCCTCAATGGAAATATAATAATTACTTAAAATAGCATTtccatattttcaaaatgactaAGTAATACATGTTGCACTAACAACATTATGCTGTGCTTTTAGGCCATGTTCATATGTACCTACATTTTGAAAGTTCACTTCTTTTAATATGTCCAGCATTGCTACTTAATTTGTGTTAATTCTGCTTAAATTTATTTTCAATCTTCATTTAGTGTTACTTAGCACATTATTTGAATTTAAGAGTTTATGCCATTTTGGCTCAAACAATAGCCATATGTTGGAACACTGAATATTCTGTTACCCAATGTCAAGTAGTGTAGCCCAAATTTAGTGCAAAGGAATGGGGAAGTATTATCTTTGTCTGCTAATGgttcatcatttcattcattcattgtttgaACAGGAGCTGATCCAAAATGCAGATGATGCTGAAGCCACAAAAGTTATTTTCATCCATGATGAGAGAAGTTATGGGACTGAGAGCCTTTGGACTGGTGAACTGGGAAAATACCAAGGTATGTATGGTTTTCAGAGAATAGCAATGTTATGGCTATGGATAGTCATCAGTTTCAAAATAAATCATTCATACATGTTATATTTTGACAGCTatacattaataaaaaataaatggttGTATAAACCTAATGTCATAAGAACCATATCATTTAGCactaattgttttatttttgaaggTCCTGCTCTCTATGCCTACAACAATGCTATGTTCACTGATGATGACTGGAAAGGCATTCAGGCTACAGGGAGGAGTGTCAAGCGCAATGACCCAAACAAAGTTGGGAGGTTTGGGATCGGCTTCAACTCTGTTTACCACATAACAGGTGAAACCATGCACGCTTAATATACACACATTCCTAATAGTCCCACTTTAATTTCATCTTTATAGGTCCCAGTATTCCATTAACTGGACAATATCTATTTCACAGATGTGCCATCTATATTCAGTTCAGGGCACCTTGGCGTGCTAGACCCCCAAGAGAAGCTATTTGGAAAAGGAGATGGAGGCTTTCAGTGGTCTTTGGCTGATACAGAGGACCAGGAAACTTTGATGACCTTGCATGATCAATTCCAACCGTTTCAAGATATAGTTGCGCTTGTAAGCGAACAGACATGGTCAAAAGTCATCACAGAGGATCAAAACTTTGGTGGGACGCTTTTCAGATTTCCCTTGCGCAATGAGGCGTCAGACATTTCAGATAATTTGTATGACTCTGATAAAGTTGTTCAGCTTTTTGACAGCTTCATTGCAGATGCAGACTTGAGCCTCCTGTTCCTGAAAAATGTGGCCTCTGTGTCCTTGATACATATCAACACAGACAACTCTGTCAACGTCAGACTTGAAGTGACATGCACACGCTCCACAGATGTTTTGGAGTCAGGAGATGAGTCAACCATTGAGGGCGCAACAAGCTTCAAATTCATTACCATCTCCTCAGAAGAtcacaaagaaacagagaagtgGCTCGTGACAACATGCTGCATGAAAGAGGGAAACATAGAAAAACTGGATTCACTTGCAAAGAAGTTATGCTTTCTCCCTCAAGTTGCCTTGGCATTCCCATGTGGTGAGAAGAGAGACTGCACTGACAGTAGATTGAGCTGCTTTCTCCCCCTCCCAAACAATGAATCCAACAAGACTGGACTCCCAGTTTATGTCAATGCATGCTTTGGCCTCACAGACAACAGAAGACACATCAAGTGGCAGGAGGAAGACCAGAAATATGACGAAGGTGCCTTGTGGAATGAATTGCTGATAAAAGAGGTCCTCCCACTGGCTTACCTCAGGATCCTTCAAGATGCTATCAAACTATGCAAAGACTCTGCACTCCCTGTCTCCTCTGTGTATGATCTTTGGCCAGATATCACCCAGGTGCAACACAAAGACAAATGGCATGCAGTTGCATTGGATGTCCTTCATCACTTATTTGGACAGAATGTTGCTGTCCTCTCTCTTGCCACAGATGAAAGAAAGTTTGTCACTCCATCAGAAGCTGTGCTCCCCTGTAAAGATTTGACAAGCCCTGATATATTGGCCGCCATAAAAAGGACTTTGGTTTTGTGTGGAGAAAACCTTGTCACTTTATCAGATTGTATTGCAAGAGCTATAGAGGAGGCCTATCCACACCTCAACACCCTTAGACATGTGACTCCAACTTTCCTGAGGGAAGTTCTCTGCAGAATTGGCTTGCATAGCATTTCTGAAGAGGACAAACTCTCTCTTTTGGAGTACATTTTGAGTGATGGAAAATACAGAGAACTCCAGGGTCTTCAACTGCTTCCACTCAGTGATGGCACTTTCAGATCTTTCACAGATCAAGAGGAGGACATTGCTTTCATTGATAGCAATGAATTTCCAAGGTAGGTTTTTAATCATTAGGTTTATTCtacaaatatggaaaataacTTATGTGGCTAGAGTATAGTGTACAATGCTATGCTGTTAAATTCTAAAATATATAAACTATTTTCTGGGCAATTTTGACATTTACGTATTTATGTAAATTTTACTTACATAGGTAATATACAGTAaattttatatacagtacattttcatcatttttcacTTGAATAATGAACAAACTTATCCTCTCTCTATGCAGAGTTCTGCTGCCAGGTTGCAAAGACCTCTTCATTCCAGATAATCTCAGTTCACCCTGCAGAACCCACCTGAAAGAACTGGCCACAAAAAGTAAGTGTCATTTTTGGGAATACAATAATGTGTCTGTCATctgcacacatttgcacatctaTCAACCACATGCTTTCatatcatgtttttgttttgtttctttgtttttgtttttttcaaatatccATTTTCCAGATTTATTCAAGGTCCTCAACATCGATGCAGATCAGGTGGCTGAATATGCAAAGAGGTATTTGCCAGAGGGTTGGGAACAGACAAACATAATGCATGTTACCTGGGAGATTGGCAGCAGCCAGCATCCACCCTTAGAGTGGCTCCAAGAATTCTGGAAATTTCTCAACACTCACTTCAGAGAGTTAAGTCATTTCATTGGCATGCCATTAATACCCATCAAGTCCCTAGAGGATGTCAATCATCCTGTAATACTAGCAAGACTTCAACAGAAATCAACTCTcatttttcagaaaagcaaaCAGGCTAGCTTGCCAGATCAAATTGCTCAATTACTGAAAAAAGTTGGTGGCACAGTTGTGAGAGGAGATGAGTGGCTTAAGCATGAAGACCTGGACTCATATGTGCTGAGCCCATCCCCGAGGAGTGTCGTCAAAGTGTTTGTGAACCTAGATTCTCAGCAAGTCATCAGAGAAATCAAGACTGCCTCTTACAGCGAAAGAGAAGAACTTAAAGATTATCTCTCTAGTCTGGATTCTCTCTCAGTCAGTGAGAAAGACGTACTCTCAAAATTGCCTCTGTTCCAAACCATGGAAGGATCATGTGTTGCAGCTCAATCAAAACAGGCTGTACTGTTAGGTTCTGGTCTAACAATACCAACAGAACTCCCCATGCCTGATTCAGTTGTACAGTGTGCTACTGAGGCTGACCGCAGACTGTTACATCTGCTCAACATTAATCTCTTGGATACACCTCAAGCAGCCAATCTCCTAATTGATTGTATTGAGAGGGGTAATGTTAGGAAAGAGGACACAGAGAAAATCATGACTTGGATTTTACAGCATGGCAATATCCTTTTCTCTCAAAATCACATCTTGAAAAGCAGATGTCAGGACTTGAATTTCATTGAAGTGAATGGACAGCTGAAAAAGACCTCAAGCTTCTTTGATCCAAGAATTGAAACTTTCAAAGTCCTTTTTGAGTCAGATTTCTTTCCCCCACCTAAATACACTCAGACGCCACAGATGCTGGAGAGCCTAGCAGATCTTGGATTGCTAAATAAAGAAAAGGATGTGTCACCAAGCCATTTGTTGCACGCTGCCACACTGATTGAGAAATCGCATGTGCACTCTCAAAAGGAGGCTGTCAAAAGATATCAAGTGCTTTTAAGAATGCTGGATGCCAATGATTTGCTGTCCAAATTTTCTGAACAACAGCTTGATAGCCTCTTAAAGCTGAAATGGGTCCCATGTGTTAAACCCGGAGATAAGAAAAAACAATGCAAGTGTTTCTTCTGCCCACGTGAAATAAGGCATTCTGAATATGAGGACATTGTTGGGCATGTAATGCCTCTGGTTCGAGAGATCAGTGAGAGAGTTAGCAGCAAACTTGGTCTCAGACGCTTACCCCCTCCTGAAAAAGTGATAGAGAATTTGTCAGTCTTGACATCAATGGCACAGACAATGGATGATCCTGATACAAATGTGGATTTCAAGAGGAAGTTACATAGGatttacaaacacatgcaagatCATATTTCCACATTCACAACAGTGATGAAGAAGGACACATGTTGGCTGTGGAACCACAACCAGTTTGTCTCTCCTCAGGATCTGGTTCTAGACTACCCACCTAATCTAGATCTGAGCTCTTACATTGGGAAGGTGCCAAAAGAATTTCTACCATACAAGAAGTTGCTCGGGGAGTTTGGACTGAGGATATTGCTTTCAGATGAAGAAATAATTGGCACACTTCATTGTATCAAGCAAACCAttgaaacaaggcaacagcCATTTGCAAGTTCCTCTGAGGTGAAAGTGTCAATAGAAATTCTTAACTGgatgtggagagagaagaagaccgTTAGCGATGATATCCCTGTGCCGGTCCTCACAGAGAGTGAACAGTGTAGCCTTAAACCACTGTCAACAACAGTCTTCTGTGACATAAGCAAAAAAGGTTTGGAGGAACTTAAGTATGATCAGAAAGAAATTCAAGTCATCCATGATGAAATACCAAAAGCAACAGCTGAGTGGCTGAACATCCCACTCCTCAGCACCCGCATCCTCAGTCCAGAGTTAGTGGGAATAGAACAATGTGGGCAATCTGAACCAATAACAATGAGGATTAAAAACATTCTCAAGGAGTATGATGAAGAAAACGACATCTTCAAAGAGCTCATTCAAAATGCTGAAGATGCCAGggcagaagcttgtaaattCTTGCTGGATTTTAGAGTGCACAAAGACCCTCCTGAAAGTCTAATTGACCCTGGCATGGCCCTTTGTCAGGGACCCTGCCTTTGGGCATTCAATAATGAGCAGTTCACAGAGGATGATTGGGCAAATATTGTCAGGGTAGGATCTGCCTCAAAGGAAAACAAGGTGGAGAAAATTGGAAAGTTTGGACTTGGATTCAACACTGTGTATCACGTGACAGATGTTCCCTCCATCCTTAGTGGCAACAGTCTTCTCATACTTGATCCAAATGTAACTCACCTGAAGAAGCACATCAAAGCCAAAACAAATCCTGGAATCAAGCTGGACCTCTCTCAACAGCGACTTTTTCATTGGTTTCCCGGTCAATTTGGACcatatgaacacattttcaattgTAATTTCACCAGACAAAGTCCTCCTAAACCCTATCCAGGCACTCTGATCAAACTACCTTTCCGAACACAAGAAGAGTCTGTCAAGTCAGAAATCAGCACAAAGGTGTATGACAGACACAATATTATCACTTTCCAACAGCACTTTACTAACAATTCACAAACTCACCTGCTGTTTCTGAAGAACATCAATGCACTATCTCTACAAAATATCACAGACGATGCTTCAACTCCTCCAAGAGATGACCATataaaaaatgtcctcactgtCTCCAAAACTGTTGTGAGTACAATGAAGATTCCAGATGAAACCTGTGTAAAGCAACGTCAAGCTGAAAAAAGACTGATAAATCTTGATGAAAAATGCAAAGACGTCATTGACTGCTCCACAGTCAGCATTGTCAAAATAACCAGTCAACAATGTGGTGGATCCGATGTCCAGTCCTGGCTCCTCTACAATTGCTTTGGGACACAACAGTCCTTACAAATGGCCGTTGAAGAAAATAAGCAAGCCAAATTCTCTTTGCCTATTGGGGGGATTGCTGTGCCTTTGCAAAATGATCCAGAAACCAGGAAATGGGTCACATCACAAACAGACCTTGTTGGACAGGCATTTTGCTTCCTTCCCCTTTCCATTCCCACAGGTCTCCCAGTCAATGTAAATGGAGCATTTGCTGTGACGAGCAATCGGAAAGGTCTGTGGGAGAGTGGAGCGAAACATGACTGGAACAAAGCTCTTCTTCAGGATCCTGCAACCACAGCATATATTACTGTACTCTTGGTATTAAAGAATATGTCTGACAACCAGCAACTGGAAAGTTACTGTTACCACACCTTTTGGCCTGATCGGGAGAAAGTGAGCGAGACTTTCAAGCCTTTGGTTGATGCTTTTTACTCTGCCATTGCCCAGCACTCCAATGCCCCAGAGCTCTTTAGTGATGGCAAACATTGGTGCTCAATGAACAAGGCCATATTCTTACATCAAAGCATTGAAGAGGATAAAAATGTCAGTGCACTTGCAATGCAGGTTTGTCAAAAACATGCAAAAGCATCCAACCATTTTGTTCCTCTTCCACTGTGGTTGAGAAATAGCTTCAAACAGGCTGGCTTGGAAGAGGTTTTACAGAGCAGAACATGGAACTGGGAGAAATTCTACCAAGAAGTAGTATTTGGCAACCTGGCTACCATGGACCCTACGAGTAGAGATGCTCTTGTGCTGCATGCTATTGACCTCAATATCAGTGAAATTGACAATCTGCTGCTAAGCTATCCATGCATCCCCACACAGGGTGGACAGCTCCAGTACATCAAGAAACTTGTGAATCCATCAGGGAAAGTGGCCTGTCTATTTGAACAGGAAGAGGGACGCTTGCTTGGGGGAACCAAAAATGACTTTTGTTCCCCCAAAAGGATTCACCGTTTGCTGGAACTTGGAATGCTGAATGACCATCTACCATTGGAAGACAtcacagagagagcaggcacAATCACCAACATTTGGTGCACTGACAAAGGGACAGCATATAAACATTTGAAGTGCATCCTTGAACTTCTGAAGAGTCCCCTACATGATCAAGACTCTCATTGTTGGGATTCACTAAGGCAGACTGCatttattccagcattttcCCCAGGCATTAAAAAGGTGGATGGAATGGTGAAACTTTGGAGGCCCACTGAT
This genomic window contains:
- the LOC139915827 gene encoding sacsin-like isoform X2 — translated: MNKTRRKTRSSFGATAPPFIDYLKDVLRRYPDGGQILKELIQNADDAEATKVIFIHDERSYGTESLWTGELGKYQGPALYAYNNAMFTDDDWKGIQATGRSVKRNDPNKVGRFGIGFNSVYHITDVPSIFSSGHLGVLDPQEKLFGKGDGGFQWSLADTEDQETLMTLHDQFQPFQDIVALVSEQTWSKVITEDQNFGGTLFRFPLRNEASDISDNLYDSDKVVQLFDSFIADADLSLLFLKNVASVSLIHINTDNSVNVRLEVTCTRSTDVLESGDESTIEGATSFKFITISSEDHKETEKWLVTTCCMKEGNIEKLDSLAKKLCFLPQVALAFPCGEKRDCTDSRLSCFLPLPNNESNKTGLPVYVNACFGLTDNRRHIKWQEEDQKYDEGALWNELLIKEVLPLAYLRILQDAIKLCKDSALPVSSVYDLWPDITQVQHKDKWHAVALDVLHHLFGQNVAVLSLATDERKFVTPSEAVLPCKDLTSPDILAAIKRTLVLCGENLVTLSDCIARAIEEAYPHLNTLRHVTPTFLREVLCRIGLHSISEEDKLSLLEYILSDGKYRELQGLQLLPLSDGTFRSFTDQEEDIAFIDSNEFPRVLLPGCKDLFIPDNLSSPCRTHLKELATKNLFKVLNIDADQVAEYAKRSMMNSYASQRYLFKHDFWPVWISRAVSFSRSLGAKVEQSVRKPGTSLNLWIRVWTLTSEESAS